The proteins below are encoded in one region of Arenibacter algicola:
- the proS gene encoding proline--tRNA ligase — translation MGKNLTKRAEDYSKWYNELVVKADLAENSGVRGCMVIKPYGYAIWEKMQAQLDIMFKETGHENAYFPLFIPKSYLSKEASHVEGFAKECAVVTHYRLKNAEDGSGIIVDPEAKLEEELIVRPTSETIIWDTYRRWIQSYRDLPLLINQWANVVRWEMRTRLFLRTAEFLWQEGHTAHATEKEAIAEAEQMMNVYAEFVEEYMAVPVIKGTKTASERFAGALETYCIEALMQDGKALQAGTSHFLGQNFAKAFDVKFATKEGVQEYVWATSWGVSTRLMGALIMTHSDDNGLVLPPKLAPIQVVIVPIYKGEDQLDAISERVAPLVKELRSKGISVKYDDRDTQKPGFKFNEYELKGVPVRLAIGQRDMDNGTFEVARRDTFEKETVKADEVVAKIEFLMKDIQANIHNKALEHRRTHITEVNSYEEFKEVLESKGGFISAHWDGTSETEELVKEQTKATIRCIPIDAKEEAGVCMVTGKPSSKRVLFAKAY, via the coding sequence ATTATTCCAAATGGTATAATGAACTTGTTGTAAAAGCGGATTTAGCTGAAAATTCGGGAGTTAGGGGTTGTATGGTCATTAAACCTTATGGCTACGCTATTTGGGAAAAGATGCAGGCCCAATTGGATATTATGTTCAAGGAAACTGGACATGAGAATGCCTATTTCCCATTATTTATACCCAAGTCTTACTTGAGCAAGGAAGCCAGTCATGTGGAAGGTTTTGCAAAGGAATGTGCCGTTGTGACCCATTATAGGCTAAAAAATGCCGAGGATGGTAGTGGTATTATAGTGGATCCCGAAGCCAAGCTGGAGGAAGAGCTTATTGTTAGGCCTACCTCGGAAACCATAATTTGGGATACCTATAGAAGATGGATTCAGTCTTATCGCGATTTACCGCTGTTGATCAATCAATGGGCCAATGTGGTGCGTTGGGAGATGCGGACCCGTCTTTTCTTGAGAACTGCCGAATTTTTATGGCAGGAGGGGCATACTGCACATGCCACTGAAAAGGAGGCAATTGCTGAAGCGGAACAGATGATGAACGTGTATGCCGAGTTTGTAGAAGAATACATGGCCGTACCTGTTATAAAAGGAACCAAAACGGCCAGTGAGCGTTTTGCCGGGGCTTTGGAGACTTATTGTATAGAGGCCTTAATGCAGGACGGTAAGGCCTTGCAGGCTGGTACTTCACATTTCTTGGGGCAAAATTTTGCGAAAGCTTTTGATGTAAAGTTTGCTACCAAGGAAGGTGTGCAGGAATATGTGTGGGCAACCTCTTGGGGTGTTTCCACGCGACTCATGGGTGCTCTGATCATGACCCATAGTGATGATAACGGACTGGTGTTACCGCCTAAATTGGCTCCAATACAAGTAGTAATCGTACCTATATATAAGGGTGAAGATCAATTGGATGCTATTTCGGAAAGAGTAGCTCCTTTGGTAAAGGAATTGAGATCCAAAGGAATCTCTGTAAAATATGATGATAGGGATACGCAGAAACCAGGATTTAAGTTCAATGAATACGAGCTGAAAGGAGTTCCTGTTCGCTTGGCTATAGGGCAGAGGGATATGGATAATGGCACTTTTGAGGTAGCGAGAAGGGATACTTTTGAAAAGGAAACCGTAAAGGCCGATGAGGTAGTGGCGAAAATTGAATTTTTGATGAAGGATATTCAGGCAAATATTCATAATAAGGCCTTGGAACATAGGAGAACACATATCACCGAGGTAAATTCCTATGAAGAATTTAAGGAAGTGTTGGAAAGTAAAGGTGGATTTATTTCGGCACATTGGGATGGTACTTCGGAAACGGAAGAATTGGTGAAAGAGCAAACAAAAGCTACTATTCGCTGCATTCCCATTGATGCCAAAGAAGAAGCTGGAGTCTGCATGGTAACGGGAAAACCATCTTCAAAAAGAGTGCTTTTTGCCAAGGCGTATTAA
- the rpsT gene encoding 30S ribosomal protein S20 produces MANHKSALKRIRRNEAVRLRNRYQHKTTRNAIRRLRTEEDKKAAETLLPSVVSMIDRLAKRNIIHSNKAANLKSKLTKQVAAL; encoded by the coding sequence ATGGCAAATCATAAGTCAGCATTAAAGAGGATTAGAAGGAACGAAGCGGTAAGATTACGTAATAGGTACCAGCATAAAACAACCCGTAACGCTATCAGAAGATTGCGTACAGAGGAGGATAAGAAAGCTGCTGAAACTTTGTTGCCAAGCGTAGTAAGTATGATCGATAGATTGGCCAAGCGCAATATTATCCATTCCAACAAAGCTGCAAACTTAAAGAGCAAACTAACTAAGCAAGTAGCTGCACTATAA
- a CDS encoding purple acid phosphatase family protein, protein MKLKMMGTIRLTQKLGFILFVILVGCKSQQEKVPHGHSLDTGHDHSHSHSHYPEHDSIMAHKLMFPSRVPDRVIANLTADAAHSMAVNWRTDQQVEAGFVEIAVATDGPEFLLKDVRRVEAKSEIFQNQNSKEPLVKAVYHSAVVNNLQPKTTYVYRVGNGKEGNDGWSEWFQYTTASDTMGEPFSFIYFGDAQNNVKSLWSRVIRNSYRKFPEVNFMLHAGDLINDRDANLEWGEWFYAGSFIHATVPSVMTPGNHEYRDGVLTSLWKPQFTLPENGPIEELKETCFAIDYQDMKLISIDSEGYDESMEARSAQIKWLDSVLQSNTKKWITIFTHYPVYSTKEGRDNWELREGIKPLIDKYGVDLVLQGHDHTYARGYADNKGKGLTVLDDAGTVYAVSVSGPKMYESQDQDWMVRRGEYTQLFQIITVTNDTIKYEAYTPIGNLYDAFDLIKKDGKKQLINRVPDSPIRLKKDFVREEK, encoded by the coding sequence ATGAAACTGAAAATGATGGGAACAATACGCTTAACACAAAAACTAGGGTTCATTTTATTTGTAATTCTTGTAGGTTGTAAATCACAACAGGAAAAAGTACCTCATGGTCACTCCCTTGACACTGGACACGACCATTCCCATTCTCATAGCCATTATCCGGAACACGATTCAATAATGGCCCATAAATTAATGTTTCCGTCCCGAGTACCGGACAGGGTAATTGCCAATTTAACGGCGGATGCGGCCCATAGTATGGCTGTGAATTGGAGAACGGATCAACAAGTGGAAGCTGGATTTGTTGAAATTGCAGTGGCGACCGATGGACCGGAGTTTTTGCTGAAAGACGTAAGACGAGTGGAAGCGAAAAGTGAAATTTTTCAAAATCAGAATAGTAAAGAGCCTCTTGTAAAAGCCGTATACCATTCGGCGGTAGTGAATAATCTACAACCAAAAACTACCTATGTCTATAGGGTAGGTAACGGTAAGGAAGGCAACGATGGTTGGAGTGAATGGTTTCAATATACCACGGCCAGTGACACTATGGGAGAGCCTTTTAGTTTTATTTATTTTGGGGATGCCCAAAATAATGTGAAGTCGCTCTGGTCCAGGGTAATACGAAATTCTTATCGAAAATTTCCAGAAGTGAATTTCATGTTGCATGCTGGCGATCTAATTAACGACAGGGATGCCAATCTGGAATGGGGAGAATGGTTTTATGCAGGTAGCTTTATCCATGCCACGGTGCCAAGTGTTATGACACCGGGTAATCATGAATACAGGGATGGTGTATTAACCTCTTTGTGGAAACCACAATTCACTTTGCCCGAAAATGGACCAATTGAGGAATTAAAAGAAACGTGTTTTGCAATTGATTATCAAGACATGAAATTGATTTCTATTGATAGCGAAGGTTATGATGAAAGTATGGAAGCCCGTTCGGCACAGATAAAATGGCTAGATTCCGTATTGCAATCAAACACTAAAAAATGGATAACCATTTTCACGCATTATCCGGTTTATTCTACCAAGGAAGGACGGGACAATTGGGAGCTGAGAGAAGGTATAAAACCATTGATAGATAAATATGGGGTAGATTTGGTATTACAAGGGCATGATCATACATACGCAAGAGGTTATGCTGATAATAAAGGTAAAGGGTTAACAGTGTTGGATGATGCAGGCACTGTTTATGCGGTTTCTGTTAGTGGCCCTAAAATGTACGAATCCCAAGACCAGGATTGGATGGTGCGAAGGGGGGAATACACCCAATTGTTTCAAATCATTACCGTTACCAATGATACCATTAAATATGAGGCGTATACCCCTATAGGAAACCTCTATGATGCCTTCGACCTTATTAAAAAGGACGGCAAAAAACAACTTATCAATAGGGTGCCGGACAGTCCAATACGACTAAAAAAGGACTTTGTGCGAGAAGAGAAATAG
- a CDS encoding AraC family transcriptional regulator has translation MKVLPFKIPKPKNEALIYQEDRERIFYGQLHQHQEIQISLVVKGSGSFVVADTINEYQEGDILVIGEYVPHVFKSDSDKSDESIMCSLFFKKDSFGKHFFELTDMAETKEFFKGSEYGLKVLSKKQKITKQFNKLSHQNKIERVATLLKILNLISTAVSTPLSSFVYKKRYTDDEGKRMNDVFEYAMEKFYEPITLEEIADKAHMNKNSFCRYFKKRTNKTFFQFLIEIRIENACKLITNSPDLSIAMISEQCGFGTIANFNRKFKEIKGLTPTDYRRQR, from the coding sequence TTGAAGGTACTGCCATTTAAAATACCAAAACCAAAAAACGAAGCACTCATCTACCAAGAGGATCGCGAAAGAATATTCTATGGCCAACTTCATCAACATCAAGAAATACAAATAAGCCTTGTCGTAAAAGGATCTGGCTCCTTTGTTGTGGCAGACACTATAAATGAATATCAGGAAGGAGACATTTTGGTTATAGGTGAATATGTTCCCCATGTCTTTAAAAGTGATTCCGACAAAAGTGATGAATCTATCATGTGTTCCCTATTTTTTAAAAAGGACTCATTTGGAAAACATTTTTTCGAGTTAACGGATATGGCAGAAACCAAGGAATTTTTTAAAGGTTCGGAATACGGACTGAAGGTGCTATCCAAAAAACAGAAAATCACAAAACAATTCAATAAGTTAAGTCATCAAAATAAGATTGAAAGGGTAGCTACACTTTTGAAAATACTAAATTTAATAAGTACAGCGGTATCCACTCCCCTGTCTTCTTTTGTTTACAAAAAAAGGTATACGGACGACGAGGGAAAACGAATGAACGATGTGTTTGAATATGCCATGGAAAAGTTTTATGAACCTATTACTCTGGAAGAAATTGCGGACAAGGCCCATATGAACAAGAATTCATTTTGCCGCTATTTTAAAAAACGAACCAACAAAACATTTTTTCAATTTTTGATTGAAATACGAATTGAAAATGCCTGTAAACTTATCACGAACAGTCCCGACCTTTCAATTGCCATGATATCCGAACAATGTGGTTTTGGAACCATTGCCAATTTCAATAGAAAATTTAAAGAAATTAAAGGTCTTACCCCAACGGATTACCGCAGACAACGATGA
- a CDS encoding tyrosine-type recombinase/integrase: MDYKISIVQDKRRQLKNGKFPIKVRVWVNDLKKAKRVTTGIEMTEDDFLNSWESKKNPDKLKGNDRENYQMLMNLSERAEESAKSLDYFDFKTFEQKLRRKSSDKISVVYHFNKAITEFRKKGRIGAAESYNSALVSLMKYEAQRTKVPKESLTFVEVTPKWLHDYESYMIDDLGRSVTTVAIYTRTLRVIFNNAISDNDLDKRYYPFGKKKYEIPEEKKVKKTLIRSQVELFYHAILPPLQERARDYWFFSYACSGMNFKDIAMLKFENISNGEISYYREKTKVKKRTNKKKITVRLNDLSQKILDKYKTEYRGDKSYVFPILEDGDSPEVIFRKVNNFIRATNQQLKRIAKEYHFPEGLSTYWARHSYATNMINIGASIELISEALNHSDTRVTQNYFDGFEDDKKKEFADKLMNF; encoded by the coding sequence ATGGATTATAAAATATCAATAGTACAGGATAAGCGTAGGCAGCTTAAAAACGGTAAGTTTCCCATCAAGGTTAGAGTTTGGGTAAACGACCTTAAAAAAGCTAAAAGGGTTACTACGGGCATTGAAATGACGGAAGACGATTTTTTAAATTCATGGGAGAGCAAAAAGAACCCCGATAAATTGAAAGGTAACGATAGGGAGAACTATCAAATGTTGATGAACTTAAGCGAGAGGGCAGAGGAATCTGCTAAATCCTTGGATTATTTTGATTTTAAAACCTTCGAGCAAAAACTAAGAAGAAAATCTTCCGATAAGATAAGTGTTGTTTATCATTTTAACAAGGCTATTACGGAATTTAGAAAAAAAGGCAGAATCGGGGCTGCTGAGAGTTATAATTCTGCCCTGGTATCCTTGATGAAGTATGAAGCACAAAGAACCAAAGTTCCCAAAGAGTCTTTAACATTCGTTGAGGTTACTCCTAAATGGTTGCACGATTACGAAAGCTACATGATCGATGATCTCGGCAGGAGTGTTACTACAGTTGCAATTTACACCCGTACGTTAAGAGTGATATTTAACAATGCTATTTCAGATAATGATTTGGATAAGAGGTACTACCCATTTGGGAAAAAGAAGTATGAGATACCTGAGGAAAAGAAGGTAAAGAAAACACTGATCAGGAGCCAGGTAGAGCTTTTTTATCATGCTATATTACCGCCCTTACAAGAGAGGGCCAGAGATTACTGGTTTTTTAGTTATGCCTGTAGTGGTATGAATTTTAAGGATATCGCTATGCTTAAATTTGAAAATATAAGTAATGGTGAAATTTCCTATTATCGGGAAAAGACGAAAGTTAAAAAGAGAACTAATAAAAAGAAAATAACAGTAAGACTGAATGATTTATCCCAAAAGATACTTGATAAATATAAGACGGAGTATCGAGGGGACAAATCTTATGTGTTTCCAATTTTGGAAGATGGGGATTCTCCAGAGGTTATCTTTAGAAAAGTGAACAATTTCATTAGGGCCACCAACCAACAGTTAAAACGTATTGCTAAGGAATACCATTTCCCTGAGGGCTTAAGCACTTACTGGGCTAGACATTCCTATGCCACCAACATGATCAATATAGGGGCTAGTATAGAGCTGATTAGCGAGGCTTTGAACCATAGTGATACTAGGGTGACCCAAAATTATTTTGATGGGTTTGAGGACGATAAGAAAAAGGAATTTGCGGATAAACTAATGAATTTTTAA
- a CDS encoding MerR family transcriptional regulator codes for MEALTHNDLPRATTDLLAKADRIISLLLSQTVSSNVIEDKWMDLDELVNYDPEKRAKATFYSYTQNPTSGLPFHKRGKKLIFLKSEIDAWLKQGKNKTNSEISDELDNLLSSKK; via the coding sequence ATGGAAGCACTTACACACAATGATTTGCCTAGGGCAACAACGGATTTATTAGCGAAGGCTGATAGAATTATTTCATTATTGTTAAGTCAGACAGTATCCTCCAATGTAATCGAGGATAAATGGATGGACTTAGATGAACTAGTGAATTATGATCCCGAGAAAAGGGCAAAAGCAACATTTTATAGCTACACCCAAAATCCTACTAGTGGATTGCCATTTCACAAAAGGGGAAAGAAGTTAATCTTTTTGAAGTCTGAAATAGACGCTTGGTTAAAGCAGGGAAAAAACAAGACCAATTCAGAAATATCGGACGAATTGGACAATCTTTTATCATCTAAAAAATAA
- a CDS encoding AAA family ATPase, with protein MVLGIDNNGLLLEDVLEEADNLNPVKEHSSEGLLESVLIDPLEQLPPPENCIEISADGTVSTIATLGNFSLLIGKAKSRKTFFVGLIVASFIRDATVLNTIKGTAKRGKNEVILFDTEQGKFHLHRTVTRICKMSNMFNPSKFKAYGLRKFKAVDRVKMIEDKIYSTPNLGLVVIDGVRDLVTSINDEEQASNMTSLLLKWTEELNIHIIVVLHQNKNDNNARGHLGAELVNKAETTLSVTKSLQDKRISIVEAEYCRDKEPEPFAFEIDDTGLPILADNWEARTTSRKKGGENTEIEDFKKFQLLTSIFSKNQEYTYKELWIALQTEYKRQIGVSISDAKVKKMVGECKNEGWVIQEAHRYPYKLGQYDKDIL; from the coding sequence ATGGTTCTAGGTATAGATAATAACGGATTGCTGTTAGAGGATGTCCTAGAAGAAGCAGATAATTTAAATCCAGTAAAGGAGCATTCCAGTGAGGGGCTTTTAGAAAGTGTCCTTATCGATCCCCTGGAGCAGTTACCCCCGCCTGAAAACTGTATAGAAATATCTGCCGATGGAACCGTTTCGACTATTGCAACCCTTGGAAATTTCAGTCTCCTAATTGGAAAGGCTAAGAGCAGGAAAACATTTTTTGTAGGCTTGATAGTTGCATCGTTCATAAGGGATGCAACAGTCCTTAATACTATAAAGGGAACGGCTAAAAGGGGCAAGAATGAGGTAATCCTTTTCGATACCGAACAAGGCAAGTTTCATTTGCATAGAACGGTTACCCGAATTTGCAAAATGTCCAATATGTTCAACCCTTCCAAATTCAAAGCTTACGGATTAAGAAAGTTCAAAGCTGTCGATAGGGTAAAAATGATTGAGGACAAAATATACAGCACCCCTAATTTAGGCTTGGTAGTTATAGATGGGGTAAGGGATTTAGTTACTTCTATAAATGATGAAGAACAGGCTAGCAATATGACCAGTCTATTATTGAAATGGACAGAGGAACTGAATATTCATATAATAGTGGTATTGCACCAAAACAAGAACGATAACAACGCTAGGGGCCATCTAGGGGCGGAACTTGTTAATAAGGCGGAAACTACATTATCGGTCACAAAAAGCCTTCAGGACAAAAGAATATCAATAGTAGAGGCAGAATACTGTAGGGATAAAGAACCTGAACCCTTCGCCTTCGAAATAGACGATACGGGACTGCCTATTCTTGCAGACAATTGGGAGGCTAGAACAACCTCAAGAAAAAAAGGAGGAGAGAACACCGAGATAGAGGATTTCAAGAAGTTTCAGCTCCTTACTTCAATTTTCTCAAAGAATCAGGAATACACCTACAAAGAACTCTGGATAGCATTGCAGACAGAATATAAAAGGCAGATTGGGGTCTCTATATCTGATGCCAAAGTAAAGAAGATGGTAGGTGAATGTAAGAACGAAGGATGGGTTATTCAAGAAGCTCACAGATACCCATATAAATTAGGTCAATATGATAAAGATATCCTATAG
- a CDS encoding DUF6965 family protein has translation MNDYKYILEPYKSSKNRYKCPSCGKANQFTMYINTEIDEYVDDKVGICNRIEKCGYHLTPKEYFMSLIGSGNTPSYRFKTPEPITPLANRYNEVKPITFLDKKILSESYHRPIKNNFLKYLESLFGNEQMKFLKKEYLIGTTELDSKRVDFFQVDVNSRIRQVKNMGYNPETGKKENVYFTYSKSKYPDYNLVQCFFGEHLLNKYPEKKVGIVESEKTAIIASSYINEFVWLAAGNANGLNLEKTKVLKGREVILYPDLGQYDNWKEKIPSLNQEASYSVSKLLLNNSTSEERKNGYDIADYLILKDWRLFRSKLSELQLKEATLLVGDQKVHKETISPLSNDEVFRPEPMIIGELEDWKPEIMELENYFENIELPNKPVKLQSYGMILNTSLFVKSHLAIIKRHNGKRTFSPYLNRLNELKQILKQDLIIESIN, from the coding sequence ATGAATGATTATAAATACATATTGGAGCCTTATAAAAGTAGTAAGAACCGTTACAAGTGTCCTAGTTGCGGTAAGGCTAATCAATTCACAATGTACATAAATACGGAGATTGACGAGTATGTAGATGATAAAGTCGGGATATGTAACAGGATTGAAAAATGCGGATACCATTTAACGCCAAAGGAATATTTTATGAGTTTGATAGGTTCAGGCAACACCCCAAGCTATCGGTTTAAAACACCCGAACCGATAACACCTCTCGCAAACCGATACAATGAGGTAAAACCAATTACTTTTTTGGATAAAAAAATCTTATCAGAAAGCTATCACCGTCCAATAAAAAACAATTTTTTAAAGTACCTGGAAAGCCTTTTTGGTAATGAGCAAATGAAGTTCTTAAAGAAAGAGTATTTAATAGGTACAACCGAATTAGACAGTAAAAGAGTTGATTTTTTTCAGGTAGATGTCAATAGCCGTATACGACAAGTCAAAAATATGGGTTACAATCCAGAGACAGGTAAAAAGGAAAATGTCTATTTCACTTATTCAAAAAGTAAATACCCGGATTATAATTTGGTACAATGTTTTTTTGGTGAGCATCTTCTTAACAAGTACCCTGAAAAGAAGGTGGGTATAGTAGAATCGGAAAAGACCGCAATTATAGCTAGTAGTTACATAAATGAGTTTGTATGGTTGGCAGCTGGTAATGCCAATGGTTTAAATCTAGAAAAAACCAAAGTATTAAAAGGGCGAGAGGTTATTCTATATCCAGATCTAGGCCAGTATGATAATTGGAAAGAAAAGATACCGTCATTAAATCAGGAAGCCTCCTATAGTGTATCTAAATTATTACTAAACAATTCAACTTCAGAGGAAAGGAAAAACGGATACGACATTGCAGATTATCTTATACTAAAGGATTGGCGATTATTCCGAAGTAAATTATCTGAGCTACAATTAAAGGAAGCTACTCTTTTAGTGGGTGACCAAAAAGTACACAAAGAAACCATTAGTCCATTATCCAATGATGAGGTATTTCGACCTGAACCTATGATAATTGGTGAACTTGAAGACTGGAAGCCTGAAATTATGGAACTGGAGAATTATTTTGAAAATATTGAGCTGCCTAACAAACCTGTAAAGCTTCAGTCATATGGCATGATTCTAAATACCTCCCTATTTGTAAAAAGCCATTTAGCAATAATTAAAAGGCATAATGGTAAGCGTACTTTTTCTCCTTACCTGAACCGCCTAAATGAACTCAAACAAATATTAAAACAAGATTTAATAATTGAAAGCATCAACTAA
- a CDS encoding SHOCT domain-containing protein, whose translation MKLVTLIIGLLCLTGNSQSTESLESYTASNGITYSVGDEIKLGKGSDTDGKFVYVTIGGWAVSTSPEANRLPAANAGLIVTIKKIKKYDKKRMKKVVLTVGGGNITNYLIDLENAIDQCEIENCGKDNSDNISQETDKYDKIKKLKDLLDDGILTQEEYESEKKKLLEGQ comes from the coding sequence ATGAAATTGGTTACTTTAATTATTGGTTTGCTTTGTTTAACAGGTAATTCCCAATCTACTGAGTCACTAGAATCTTATACTGCTTCCAACGGAATAACATATTCAGTGGGAGACGAGATAAAGCTTGGAAAGGGTTCTGATACTGATGGGAAATTTGTCTATGTAACCATTGGGGGTTGGGCTGTATCTACAAGCCCAGAAGCGAATAGATTACCCGCTGCAAATGCAGGTTTAATTGTAACGATCAAGAAAATCAAAAAGTACGACAAAAAGAGAATGAAAAAGGTAGTTTTAACCGTTGGTGGGGGTAATATTACCAATTATTTGATTGATTTGGAAAACGCGATAGACCAATGTGAAATTGAAAATTGTGGGAAAGACAATAGTGATAACATCAGCCAAGAAACCGACAAATATGATAAAATCAAAAAACTCAAAGATTTATTGGATGATGGCATATTGACTCAAGAAGAATATGAGTCTGAAAAAAAGAAATTATTGGAAGGACAATGA
- a CDS encoding helix-turn-helix domain-containing protein: MELLRLKELLSESGINGKTLADKTGVSQNTISNIVSGKNFPKPDLLLKIAEVLDVDVREMFNSTKNGIGKPLVNGFLEFRGEIHKITSVDNLELFLQRVKEVE, encoded by the coding sequence ATGGAGTTATTAAGATTAAAGGAGCTGCTTTCAGAAAGCGGGATCAATGGAAAAACATTGGCGGACAAAACAGGGGTTTCACAAAATACTATCTCTAATATTGTGAGTGGGAAAAATTTTCCAAAGCCGGACTTACTATTAAAGATTGCGGAGGTTCTAGATGTTGATGTCAGGGAAATGTTTAATTCTACAAAGAATGGAATAGGCAAACCTCTTGTTAATGGGTTTTTAGAATTCCGCGGTGAAATTCATAAGATAACAAGCGTTGACAACTTAGAATTATTTTTACAACGGGTGAAAGAAGTCGAATAA
- a CDS encoding SH3 beta-barrel fold-containing protein yields MNFRTTVFKRAHEIAKQTGKTFAICLVKAWQIYRLKKAMLTNKVKFAYEKTDGSLRYAVGTLKGNFEIKGTGKPNYKTLSYFDIQANGFRSFKIENLIQVY; encoded by the coding sequence ATGAACTTCAGGACAACAGTATTCAAGAGAGCGCACGAAATTGCAAAACAAACAGGAAAGACTTTTGCTATTTGTTTAGTTAAAGCATGGCAGATTTATAGGCTTAAAAAGGCCATGTTAACAAATAAAGTAAAGTTTGCTTATGAAAAGACAGACGGGTCTTTGCGCTATGCCGTGGGGACACTTAAGGGAAACTTTGAAATAAAGGGAACTGGAAAACCTAATTATAAGACTTTATCGTATTTCGATATTCAAGCAAATGGATTTAGGTCTTTTAAAATTGAGAATTTAATCCAAGTATATTAA
- a CDS encoding AbiU2 domain-containing protein: MGKKEEIKDIIWEIWKISINAKRFLKYSFYLHKPDTKEEFEYLRMSRDFQFIAHALWRNAVIELSKLFNDSKNRDKFNIFHFIKKLDKNGYFRSFEISQTKIDSWYKQIEESRETIDLITGLRDKVYAHTDGLIDKNGLDTPTFEQTEKLIDIVESVIKEIYSSIFDAHAMMDSPSLELSPSKIIKILAAEKKARISAIEDLLKK; encoded by the coding sequence ATGGGCAAAAAGGAAGAGATTAAAGACATTATTTGGGAGATTTGGAAAATTTCAATTAACGCAAAAAGATTTTTAAAATACTCCTTTTACCTTCATAAACCTGATACGAAAGAAGAATTTGAGTATCTAAGAATGTCGCGTGACTTTCAATTTATAGCTCATGCCCTATGGAGAAATGCCGTTATCGAACTTTCAAAGCTGTTTAATGATTCGAAAAACCGTGATAAGTTTAACATTTTCCACTTTATTAAAAAGCTAGATAAAAATGGATATTTCAGAAGTTTTGAAATTTCCCAAACTAAAATAGATAGTTGGTACAAGCAAATTGAAGAAAGCAGAGAAACAATTGATTTAATCACTGGACTTAGAGATAAAGTTTATGCGCATACGGATGGATTAATAGATAAAAATGGATTAGACACACCGACATTTGAACAGACCGAAAAGCTAATTGATATAGTAGAAAGTGTGATTAAAGAAATTTACTCAAGTATTTTTGATGCACACGCAATGATGGATAGCCCCAGTTTAGAACTAAGTCCTTCGAAAATTATTAAAATTTTAGCAGCTGAGAAAAAAGCAAGAATATCAGCTATAGAAGACTTGTTAAAAAAATAA
- a CDS encoding SHOCT domain-containing protein has translation MKKLVILICLISFSLNAQKKDKLTSYTASNGINYKVGDILWLGKGSGVDGKFEYVKIGGWARKLSSTPMKLSYKNENRPFTIKKMFKYRSDKWRSVHLTLGSDSSTNYTMDLDNAIRSGEVKQSIEKRDTNQNVSYDKYDKIAKLKKLFDDGALTQDEYEREKAKLLGSE, from the coding sequence ATGAAAAAATTAGTTATTCTGATATGCCTTATTTCTTTTTCTTTAAATGCCCAAAAAAAGGATAAACTAACTTCCTACACTGCATCAAATGGTATTAACTATAAGGTGGGGGATATACTATGGTTGGGAAAAGGTTCGGGAGTTGATGGTAAATTTGAATATGTTAAAATTGGTGGATGGGCAAGGAAATTAAGCTCCACCCCAATGAAATTATCTTATAAAAATGAAAATAGGCCGTTTACTATTAAGAAAATGTTTAAGTATCGTTCGGATAAATGGAGGTCTGTCCATTTAACACTTGGATCTGATAGCTCGACTAATTATACTATGGACTTGGATAACGCTATTAGGAGCGGAGAGGTTAAGCAGTCAATTGAAAAACGTGATACCAATCAAAACGTTAGTTATGATAAATATGATAAAATAGCAAAACTTAAAAAGCTATTTGATGATGGTGCCTTGACTCAAGATGAGTACGAAAGGGAGAAAGCAAAATTACTGGGTTCCGAATAA